The Sparus aurata unplaced genomic scaffold, fSpaAur1.1, whole genome shotgun sequence genome includes a window with the following:
- the LOC115578227 gene encoding putative ubiquitin carboxyl-terminal hydrolase 50, producing MCHFAVYEQCDAAECLKMILHQISPQASELLRGQLRDTTKCSKGHIINAQTNPFRTLPLSLKDTPDTTCSVEKVIQRTFWTKALIGNNKLHCNKCQQKTKATTECELVDSPQILILHLKRFDFDYNTRSHFKSHRCVEVPCELQLKNKTYKLYGMVNHMGSIRGGHYTATVLSEDNTWYECDDAYVSKVEEQPFATSRTFSSKTVYLLMYKALQGCHYSRYDQGGANDLNLLSLNDNHGTTYSEESSLKKAANTKSCSGDHKVSCDEKIKTTSSSAKKMITEHKVELINCLSADHSYILQHAHAKQIITDRQYQNIKEKSPSTPQETVTDLIDHVILKTGPESWTAFLEVLKLPDVLSTYPRLKEIINEMLRSNSGCNVWHLKQGDHM from the exons ATGTGTCATTTTGCAGTTTATGAACAATGTGATGCAGCTGAATGTCTGAAGATGATTTTACATCAGATCAGTCCACAGGCCTCTGAG CTTCTCCGAGGACAGCTGAGAGACACAACAAAGTGCTCCAAAGGCCACATCATCAATGCACAGACCAATCCATTCCggactctccctctctcactgaAAGATACTCCTGATACAACCTGCAGTGTG gaaAAGGTCATCCAAAGGACCTTCTGGACTAAAGCATTAATAGGAAACAACAAGTTGCACTGCAACAAAtgtcaacagaaaacaaaggcaACAACT GAATGTGAGCTGGTGGACTCTCCTCAGATCTTGATTCTTCACCTCAAGAGATTTGACTTTGACTACAACACCAGGTCACATTTTAAATCACACCGCTGTGTGGAAGTGCCATGTGAATTACAGTTGAAG AACAAGACATACAAACTGTATGGGATGGTGAATCACATGGGCAGTATAAGAGGTGGACATTACACAGCCACCGTCCTGTCTGAGGACAACACCTGGTATGAGTGTGATGATGCTTATGTCAGCAAG GTTGAAGAACAGCCATTTGCAACATCCAGGACATTCAG CTCCAAGACTGTCTATCTACTCATGTACAAAG CACTACAGGGATGTCATTATAGCCGGTATGATCAGGGAGGTGCAAATGATCTCAACTTACTCTCACTGAATGATAACCATGGTACAACCTACAGTGAG GAAAGCAGCTTAAAAAAGGCTGCCAACACAAAATCATGTTCTGGAGACCACAAGGTGTCCTGTGACGagaagataaaaacaacaagt AGCTCTGCTAAGAAAATGATCACTGAACACAAGGTGGAACTCATCAACTGTCTGAGTGCCGATCATTCCTATATTCTGCAACATGCACATGCCAAACAGatcatcacagacagacaataTCAGAATATAAAGGAAAAGTCTCCCTCAACACCGCAAGAAACTGTCACTGACCTGATTGATCACGTGATTTTGAAGACTGGACCAGAAAGCTGGACTGCTTTTCTTGAAGTTCTCAAACTTCCTGATGTTCTGAGCACTTATCCGCGGCTCAAAGAAATCATAAATGAAATGCTGCGCAGCAATAGTGGATGCAATGTGTGGCACCTAAAACAGGGTGACCACATGTAG